AGTCGCTGGCGTCGAACACCACGGCCTTGAGTTTGGGACCGTGCCCGGGAATCCACGCCGGCGCGTCCAGCGTTCGGGCGCCATAGCTGTACAGCGCATCGGTGAGTTTGTTGGCGAACGGCAGGACCTTGCTCGCCAGCGCGCCGCCGCCCAGCAGCAGCGCACCTTCCACCGGGCGCAGGCGCCCGGCTTGCCAGCGTTCCAGGCGTACCGGCGACGGCAGGCCAAGGGCGGCGACCAGGCGATGGCCGAGGCTGGAGTTGGCGAAGTCGATATAACGGTCAGACATGGAACGCTCTCCGAAGACTGGGGTTCAAAGGGTTGACCATCCCAGGGTAGCAGTCGTTCGACTAGGCTCAGTGATCAAGCCCATAACAGACAGAGGGAGCTTTCCATGACTCAATTGCGCCGTGTGGCGATCATTGGCGGTAATCGCATTCCCTTCGCCCGCTCCAACGGCCCCTACGCCACGGCCAGTAACCAGGCGATGCTCACCGCCGCTCTGGAAGGCCTGATCGAACGTTTCAACCTGCACGGCCTGCGCATCGGCGAAGTGGCGGCCGGCGCGGTGCTCAAGCATTCCCGCGACTTCAACCTCACCCGCGAATGCGTGCTGGGCTCGCGCCTGTCGCCGCAAACCCCGGCCTACGACGTGCAGCAGGCCTGCGGCACCGGGCTGGAGGCGGCCTTGCTGGTGGCCAACAAGATTGCCCTGGGCCAGATCGAATGCGGCATTGCCGGCGGGGTGGACACCACCTCCGACGCGCCGATTGGAATCAATGAAGGCTTGCGCAAGCTGCTGCTGCAAGCCAACCGCAGCAAGTCCATGGCGGATAAGCTTAAAATCCTGTTACAACTTCGTCCGCATCACCTCAAGCCCCAGCTGCCGCGCAACGGTGAACCGCGCACCGGGTTATCGATGGGCCAGCACTGCGAGCTGATGGCGCAGACCTGGCAGATTCCGCGCGCCGAGCAGGACCAACTGGCACTTGAGAGCCACCAGAAAATGGCCGCCGCCTACGCCGAAGGCTGGCACAACGATTTGCTTACGCCGTTTCTGGGTCTTACCCGCGACAACAACCTGCGCCCCGACCTGAGCCTGGAAAAGCTCGCCGCGCTCAAGCCCGCGTTCGAACGCAGCGAAAAGGGCACGCTCACCGCCGGCAACTCCACGCCGCTGACCGACGGCGCATCGTTGGTGCTGCTGGGCAGCGAGGCATGGGCCAGGGAGCGCGGCTTGCCGATCCTTGCCTATCTGCGCGATGGCGAAGCGGCGGCGGTGGATTTCGTCAACGGTGCCGAAGGCTTGCTGATGGCGCCGGTGTACGCCGTACCGCGTCTGTTGGCGAGGAATGGCCTGACGCTGCAGGACTTCGATTACTACGAGATCCACGAAGCCTTCGCCGCTCAAGTGTTGTGCACGCTCAAGGCCTGGGAAGACGCCGATTACTGCAAAACGCGCCTGGGCCTGGAGGCGCCGCTGGGCGCCATCGACCGCAGCCGTCTGAACGTCAAGGGCAGTTCACTGGCCGCCGGGCATCCGTTTGCCGCGACCGGTGGGCGCATTGTCGCCAACCTGGCCAAGTTGCTGGAGGCGGCGGGCAAAGGGCGTGGCTTGATTTCGATCTGTGCGGCGGGGGGGCAGGGCGTGACAGCCATTATCGAGCGCTGAGCAGCAGAAAAATTGGCCTATTGAATGCATTCTTAGAGGGCCAGAGGTCGGTAGCCTCTCCCACCGGCGCGCCGATTGCCGTATAACGAGTGCCACACGCGTGTTTGGTAATACAGGACCCACAATAAAAGCTGATGAAGACTCCTAAACGCATTGAACCCCTGATCGAAGACGGTCTGGTCGACGAAGTGCTGCGCCCACTCATGAGTGGTAAAGAAGCAGCTGTTTATGTGGTGCGCTGCGGCAACGAATTGCGTTGCGCCAAGGTTTACAAGGAGGCGAATAAACGAAGTTTTCGTCAGGCGTCCGAATACCAGGAAGGCCGTAAGGTCCGTAACAGCCGTCAGGCCCGGGCCATGGCCAAGGGCTCCAAGTTCGGCAAGAAAGAAACCGAGGATGCCTGGCAGAACGCCGAAGTGGCGGCGTTGTTCCGCCTGGCCGGGGCGGGCGTTCGCGTGCCCAAGCCGTACGACTTCCTTGAAGGCGTGCTGTTGATGGAGCTGGTGGCCGACGAGTACGGCGATGCGGCGCCGCGTCTGAACGACGTGACGCTGGAGCCGGACCAGGCGCGCGAATACCACGCCTTCCTGATTTCCCAGATCGTGCTGATGCTGTGTACCGGGCTGGTGCACGGTGACCTGTCCGAGTTCAACGTACTGCTCACACCGACGGGCCCGGTGATCATCGACCTGCCCCAGGCGGTGGATGCGGCGGGCAACAACCACGCGTTCAGCATGCTGGAGCGGGACGTGGGCAACATGGCTTCCTACTTCGGGCGCTTTGCCCCGGAACTGAAGAAGACCAAGTACGCCAAGGAAATGTGGGCGTTGTATGAGGCCGGCACCTTGCACCCAGCCAGTATCCTGACCGGTGAGTTCGACGAGCCGGAAGAACTGGCCGACGTGGGCGGTGTGATCCGCGAGATCGAAGCGGCGCGGCTGGATGAAGAGCGCAAGCAAGCGATTCGCGCGGCGGATGATGCGCCATCGACCAAGACGGCAGAAGAACCGCCGCCGCCCTGGATGCAGTAACCTTCGGGTAGATGAAAATCAACATGTGGGAGGGGGCTTGCCCCCGATGGCGGAGTGTAGGAGCGAGTTTGCTCGCGAAAAACTCACAGGCACCGCGTTCATTCAGGAAGCACGCGTTATCGTTGACGTTTTTCGCGAGCAAGCTCGCTCCTACAGACTGGTATTAGGGCGAGTCCCCTCCCACACGGGTTTTGTGCGCAGCCACTCAGTTGCAGCACTTGCCAGAAGCCAACTCCTTGAGAATCGGACAATCCGGCCGGTGGTCGCCCTGGCAGTGTTCCACCAGGTCCTGCAAGGTATCGCGCAGTTGCTCAAACTCGCGAATCTTCTGATTCAACTCCTCGACATGCTGGCGCGCCAGGGCTTTCACGTCGGCGCTGGCGCGCTGGCGGTCCTGCCACAAGGTCAGCAGCTTGCCGACTTCTTCCAGTGAAAATCCCAGGTCCCGCGAACGTTTGATAAAAGCCAGGGTGTGCAGGTCATCAGCGCCGTAGAGGCGATAACCACTGTCGGTGCGTTGGGCTGCCTTGAGCAGGCCGATGGATTCGTAGTAGCGAATCATTTTCGCGCTCAGCCCGCTTTGGCGAGCGGCTTGGCCGATGTTCATGGGCGTTGATCCTCCAGGTCCTTGGGTTTCCAGGTTTTCAGCAGCAGCGCATTGCTCACCACGCTGACGCTGGACAACGCCATCGCCGCGCCTGCCAGCACCGGGTTGAGCAGGCCGAAGGCCGCCAGCGGGATGCCGATCAGGTTATACACAAAGGCCCAGAACAGGTTCTGGCGGATTTTTGCGTAGGTCTTGCGGCTGATCTCCAGGGCCGCCGGCACCAGGCGCGGGTCGCCGCGCATCAGGGTGATGCCGGCGGCGTGCATGGCCACGTCGGTGCCGCCGCCCATGGCGATGCCGATATCGGCCGCGGCCAAGGCCGGTGCGTCGTTGATGCCGTCGCCGACCATGGCCACCACGCCGGTTTTTTTCAGTGCGGTCACGGTGGCGGCTTTGTCGGCGGGCAGCACCTCGGCGTAGACGTCGTCGATGCCCAGTGCCTCTGCGACCACCCGCGCGCTGCCGCGATTATCGCCGGTGAGCAGGTGGCTGCTGATGTGCTGCGCCTTGAGTTGCTGCACAGCCTGCAGTGCGCCGGGCTTGAGCGTGTCGCCAAACGCGAACAGCCCCAGCACGCGCGGATGTGCGCCTTGTTCGATCAGCCAGGACAGGGTGCGGCCTTCGGCTTCCCATTCCGTTGCACGCTGGCTCAACGGGCCGGCGCCCAGGCCGGTTTCTTCCAGCAGGCGAAGGTTGCCCAGGGCCAGTTGCCGGCCGTCAAGGGTGCCGCAAATGCCGCGTCCGGTCAGGGACTGGCTGGCGCTGACATCGGCCAGCTTCAGCCCTTGTTCGTCACAGGCCTCCAGCACCGCCTTGGCCAGCGGGTGCTCGCTGCCACGCTGCAGGGCTCCCGCCTGTTGCAGCAACAGCGACGTGTTGCCGTCCACCGCTGCCAAATGAGCGATTTTCGGCGCGCCGCAGGTAAGGGTGCCGGTCTTGTCGAACACCACGGCGCTGACCGCATGGGCATGCTCCAGGGCCTCGGCATCCTTGATCAGAATGCCGTGGCGCGCGGCGACACCGGTACCGGCCATGATTGCCGTCGGCGTCGCCAGGCCCAGGGCGCACGGGCAGGCGATCACCAGCACCGCGACCGCGTTGATGATTGCGCTCTCCAGGGGTGCGCCGTACAGCCACCAGCCCGCCAGCGTGAGCAACGCCACTACCAGCACCGTCGGCACGAATACCTGGCTGACTTTATCCACCAGTTTCTGGATCGGTGCCTTGGCAGCCTGGGCGTCCTCGACCAGGCGGATGATCCGGGCCAGCACGCTTTCCGCGCCCAGTGCCTGGGTACGCACCACCAAGCGACCTTCACCGTTAATCGCGCCGCCGGTGACCCGGTCCCCAGGCTGTTTCGGCACCGGCAGGCTTTCGCCGCTGATCAGCGCTTCGTCGGCATGGCTTTGGCCATCGACGACCTCGCCATCCACCGGGAACCGTTCGCCTGGCTTGACCATGACCAGGTCTCCGAGCTTGAGCGCGGTGATGGCGACCTCTTCCTCATGGCCCTCCAGCACCCGCACCGCCCGCTCGGGGCGCAAGGCTTCGAGGGCGCGAATGGCGCTGGCGGTCTGGCGCTTGGCGCGGCTCTCCAGGTATTTACCCAACAACACCAGTGCGATCACCACGGCCGAGGCTTCGAAATACAAATGCGGAACGGGCCGGGTGAGCCATTGATAAACGCTCAGGCCGTAGCCGGCGCTGGTGCCGATCGCCACCAGCAGGTCCATATTGCCCGCGCCGACGCGCACGGCTTTCCAGGCGGCACGGTAAAAGCGCGCACCAAGGATGAATTGCACCGGCGTCGCCAGGGCGAACTGCACCCAGGCGGGGAGCATCCAGTGCAGGCCGAAGGGTTCGACCAGCATTGGCAGCACCAGGGGCAACGCCAGCAGGATCGCCAGTGTCAGCGCCCAGCGTTCGTGATGCAGGCGCCGGGCTTGATCGGCCCCCGTAGCGGTTTCAGCCTGGGGCAGGCTGGCGGTGTAGCCGGCTTTGTCGACGGCGGCGATCAGGACGCCGGGGTCGATCTGGCCGAGTACTTCAACGTGGGCACGTTCGTTGGCCAGGTTGACGCTGACACGCTGCACCCCCGGCACCTTGCCCAGCGCACGCTCCACACGGCCGGCGCAACTGGCGCAGGTCATGCCGCCGATGGGCAGGTCAAAGGTGGTGGTTCCATTCATGGGGCAGTCCTCCAGAAGACAGTGCCCCTAGCATCAACCTTGACCTGTGGGTAAGGTCAAGCATCTTTGATTTCGCTGCTTAATATCCCAGCTCGGTGGGTTTGAGGTACATCCCATCCGGGCCCTGGGCGATCCGCAGCTTGCGCACGTCGCCGGCCTTGAGCGTGATGTTCTGGGAGGGCGGGGCGAGCATGCCGGGCAGACAGCCCGGCGATTGCCCCGGCAGCAGTTTCAGGCGCAGTGACACATTGCCGGCCGGCAGGTTGAATGAAGTGGACTCCTCCTGAAACAAGCGGCCGGCCAGTTGATCCTGGATGTACAGACCGATTTCACAGGTGGTTGGCACTTCCAGGCGCTCCCGGGAAATGATCAGCACCGCATAGTCTTCAGCGGCGGGCGCAACAGCAGAAAAACTCATCAGGCCGGCAAGGGCAAAAAACGACCAGCGCATGGCGAATGCTCCGTGGGTCACATCGATAAAGTTGAAGCTTGGCCGACGTCGCCGTCGAATACCAGCCCGGCCGTTTTTTTTGAAACTTGACCTTGCCATCATGGCAAGGTCAAGACTGGCTTCAACCTCATCAAAAGGAGTCATGTCATGCAAGTATTCAGTGTTGAAGGAATGACCTGCGGCCATTGCGTTCGGGCGGTGACCCAGGCGGTGCAGAGCCAGGACCCAGATGCCGAGGTCACTGTCGATCTCGCAACAAAGCAGGTCAGGGTACAAAGCCTGCTGGAGCGCGAAGCCATTGCACAGTTGATCAAGGAAGAAGGCTACACCGTCGTCTGATTTTTAATAGTTAGCGAGCTATCTTAATGTTCAAGGCACCCAAGCGCGGCTAGACTGTCGGGCTGCCGACTCACTTGGGTGCCTGATGAACCTTCGCATAATTCTGATCCTTGGCGCCTTGAGCGCCTTCGCGCCGTTGGCGATCGACTTTTACCTGCCGGGCTTCCCGGCCATCGCGAGCGCTTTTGCCACCGACGAAAAACATGTCCAACTGACCCTGGCGGTGTATTTCGCCGGGCTGGCCATCGGCCAATTGATCTACGGCCCGCTGGCCGACCGCTTTGGCCGGCGCGGGCCGCTGCTCAGCGGTGTCACGCTGTTTACCCTCGCGTCCTTCGCCTGCGCGTATGCGCCGTCCCTGGAATGGCTGATCGGTGCTCGTTTCGTACAGGCCCTCGGCGGCTGTGCGGGCATGGTAATTTCGCGGGCAGTGGTGAGTGACAAATGCGACGCCGTGGGCTCGGCCAAGGTGTATTCGCAACTGATGCTGGTCACGGGCCTGGCGCCGATCCTCGCGCCGCTGGCGGGCGGGCTGATGGTGGGGCTGTGGGGCTGGCAATCGATTTTCCTGGCGCTGTCGCTGTTCAGCGTGATGGCGGCCATTGCGGTGGCGGTGGGCTTGCCGGAAACCTTTCCGGCGCACCAGCCGCGCCAGCCGTTGTCCGGCTCGCTGCGTCGATACGGCGCGCTGTTGTCGGACCGGGTTTACCTGGGTTACGCCCTGACCGGCGGCATCGCGATTGCCGGTATGTTTGCCTACATCGCCGGCTCACCGTTCGTGTTCATCAAGCTGTATGGCGTCCCCGCCGAGCATTACGGCTGGCTGTTCGGCTCCAACGCCGCCGGTTTTATCCTGGTGGCGCAGTTGAATGCGCGCTTGCTGGCCAAGCGTGGCCCGGCGTTTCTGCTCTCGCGTACGGTGTGGGTTTACGTGGCGGCGGCGTTGACCCTGCTGGGGATTGCAGCGCTGCGCACCGAAGCCCTGTGGCCGTTGCTGGTGCCGCTGTTTATCTGTATCGCCAGCCTGGGCTGCATTTTGCCCAACACCTCGGCGTGTGCCATGAGCGGGCAGGGCGCACGGGCCGGCAGCGCGTCGGCGTTGCTCGGTTGTATTCAGTTCGGTGTGGCGGCGGGGGCGGCGTCGTTGGTCGGGGTGTTGCACGATGGCACGGCGATGCCGATGGCAATGGTCATCAGCCTGTGCGGGGTGCTGGCAGTGACGATTGCGATGGCGACCCAGCGCCTGCAACGGGCCAGGGCTTTACAGGCGCAGGTCTGAAGGGCCGATCAGCCGGCGGCGCGTTGCTGGCTGAGGGGAAAACGGTGGGGGGCCTGGATGCGGGCTTGCAAGGTGTCGACAAAGGCACGGGCCTCGGCCTCGGTGTGAAAAATAATCGACCGCTGGTCCAGGCGGACCTCCCATTGGGATTTTTTTGCTAACGCTTTTATCAGGATCTTCATTGCTGACTTCCTCACGTAAAAGAATCGTGGCAAAGGCGGCCAATATAAACCCGTATGCGCTCACAGATATGACAAAGGTCAACTCTCGGACTAATGGTGTCGTCCATTACTTACACCAGTAATAGACGACACTGACAGCCGTTTTCTAGAACCCCTCCAACACGATCTTGCCCTTGGCCTTGCCGCTTTCCAGCAGCGCATGGGCACGGCGCAGGTTCGCCGCATTGATCACGCCAAAATGCTCGCCGAGTGTGGTTTTCAAGACGCCGGCGTCGATCAGCGCGGCCACGCGGTTGAGCAGGTTGTGCTGCTCGATCATGTCCGGTGTCTCGAACATCGAGCGGGTGTACATGAACTCCCAGTGCAGCGATAGGCTCTTGCGCTTGAGCGTGCTGACGTCCAGCGCCTTGGGGTCATCGATCAGCGCCAGCTTGCCCTGGGGCTGCAAGGCTTCCACCAGTTGGTCCAGGTGATGGTCGGTCTGGGTCAGGCTGGCGACGTGGGTCACTTGCGGGTGGCCGGCGTGTTTGAGTGCCTCGCTCAATGGCTGGCTATGGTCGATCACCAGATCGGCGCCCAGGGCCCTGGCCCATTCCTGGGTCTCCGGGCGCGAGGCGGTGCCGATGACCTTCAGCGCAGTGAGCTGGCTGGCCAGTTGGGTCAGGATCGAGCCGACGCCGCCCGCTGCGCCGACAATCAGCAGGCTCTGGCCCAGGTCCTGTTTGCCCTCGGGTATTTGCAGACGTTCGAACAGCAGCTCCCAGGCGGTGATGGCGGTCAATGGCAGCGCGGCGGCTTCGGCAAAGCCCAGGCTCTTGGGCATATGGCCGACGATACGTTCATCCACGGTGTGCAGTTGGCTGTTGCCGCCCGGGCGAACCAGCGAGCCGGCGTAGAACACCTTGTCGCCGGCCTTGAACAACGTCACTTCACTGCCGACGGCCTTGACCACGCCGGCCACATCCCAGCCCAGCACCTTGGCGGCGCCGTTTTCCGGGGTGACGTTCTGGCGCACCTTGGTGTCCACCGGGTTGACCGAGATGGCTTTGACTTCCACCAGCAGGTCACGCGGCCCGGCGACGGGTTCGGGCAGTTCGATGTCTTGCAGGGCGTTCACGTCGCTGATGGGCAGGGAGGTGTAATAGGCGATGGCTTTCATGATGTCTCCGGGGTAAATACGGTCAATGCAGGAGCGAGCTTGCTTGCGAAAATCGTCAGCGATGACGCGATACTTCTGGTTGAACACGTCGTTCTTGCGTTTTTCGCGAGCAAGCTCGCTCCTACAAAAAAGGGCGTGGTCAGGCGAGAAACTTCAGGCGCTTGAGTTCGAAGTGTTCGATCACCTCGGCGGCCTGGCTCCGAAACGCCTGGATATGCGCACTCTGGTCGTGGTCGGCCAGGGCCGCGTCGTCGCTCCAGCGCTCGAGCATGTAGAACGTCTCGGGATGTTGCAGATCCTGGTGCAGGTCGTACTGCTCGCAACCGGGTTCCAGGCGAGTCGGTTCGAGCAAACCGCGCAGCAGGGTTTCCAGAGTGGCCTGTTGGCCGGGCTTGGCAATCAGTGTGGCGATGACGTTAAAGGCGGTCGACATATCAACTCCGGGTCGATGGGGAACGGGATGGCCAGATGATTGGCTATTTCCAGCACAGATAAAAGCGGCTAAAACACAGGTCTGTTTCAATGGAAAATTGATAATTGGCGGAAATTGATGCTGCGCTTTGATGATTTGCAGTTGTTTGTCCGGGCCGCGGACCTGGGCAGTCTGTCGGCGGCCGCGCGGGTGATGGACCTGTCCCCGGCGGTCGCCAGCGCCGCGTTGAAGCGCATAGAACACCAACTGGGCACGCGCCTGCTGGCACGCTCCACCCGCAGCCTGCGCCTGACCGCCGAGGGTGAGGGGTTTCTCACCTACGCCCGCGCCGCGTTGAATTCACTGGATGAAGGGCGGCGCCTGCTGGCCAGTGGGCAGGACCATGTCAGCGGCATGCTGCAGCTGTCGGCGCCTTCGGATTTCGGGCGCAATCAGTTGTTACCCTGGTTGGATGATTTCCAGCGTGAATACCCGCAACTGAGCGTGCGCCTGCTGCTGGGAGATCGCATCGCCGACCTGTACCGTCAGCCCGTGGACATTGCCTTGCGTTATGGCGAGCCCGAGGACTCCAGCCTGGTTGCCCTGCCCATTGCCCCTGACAATGTCCGGGTGCTGTGCGCGGCGCCCAGTTATCTGGCCCGGTACGGCGAGCCGCGGCATCTGGAGCAACTGGCCCAGCACAATTGTCTGCTCTATATGCTCGCTGACCGCGTACACGACCATTGGCGTTTTTTCGACGGCAAGCGCGAGGTCAGCCTGACGGTCTCGGGCGATCGCGTCAGCGACGACGCCGACGTGGTGCGCCGCTGGGCGGTGGCGGGCGTCGGCGTTGCCTACAAATCCTGGCTGGATGTGAGTACCGACGTCGTGGCCGGGCGTCTGCGCCTGATCCTGCCGGAACTGCGCGGTGAGCGCACACCGCTTAACCTGCTGTGCGCGCACCGTGCGCAGTTGAGCAAGCCCGTCAACTTGCTGCGGGAAATGCTCGTGTCCCGTTGTGCGACATTGACGGCGCAACTGTCGGAGCGATTCGCTGCGAAGTAACGGCCTCCAGCAAAGCAGGACATTTCGCTCAAGTGCTGTCCGTATCCAGGCTGTAAGACGTCATGGAACCGGCTGTTCTGGCCCCTATACTTTGGCGCCAACCGCAGCAGAAAAACGGTTCAACGGGGAGTCGAAAGATGGAACAGGCACCATGTATCAGTCGTATCGCCAGCTTGCTTGCCGAGCCCAAGCGCACCGCAATGCTGTGGGCATTGATGGACGGTTCGGCGAAGTCTTCAGCGGAGTTGGCGACGTTCGCCGGGCTGTCGCCGGCATCGGCCAATGCCCATTTGGCGCGGTTGACCGGCAGCGGCCTGCTGCGGGTCGAAACGCGACGGGGCAAGCGGCTGTTTCGCGTGGCGGCGGCCGATGTCAGTGTCGCCATCGATGCGCTGGCGACGACGACCATGGCCAGTGCGGCGCGCACTGAGCCGGATGTTCAGCCACCCGCGTTGTCGGCACCGCCGCTGTTGCGTCGCGCCCGCGTGTGCCACGACCACCTCGGCGGTGAGCTGGCGGCCGCGCTGTACCAACGAATGACGCAGGCAGGGTGGATCCAGCGCTACGAACAACGTACCGAAGTGACGGTCAAGGGCATGCGGCATCTGGCGGAGCTGGGGATTTTTATCCAGGCATTCTCGCCGCCGTTGGTCTGTGATTGTTTCGACTGGAGCCAGCAGCAACCGCACGTGGGCGGCGCGCTCGGCGCGGGGTTGTTGCGGCTGTTCCTGCAGTCGAACTGGGTGAGTGCCATTGACGAGTCCCGGGCCTTGTCTGTCAGCGACGCCGGGCTTGCGCACATCAACCGGTTGGCCGCATTGCAGGAGCGTCGCTCCTAGTTTCGGTCAGGTCGCATCCAGCCATCGGCAACGCAGACGATGCCGCACACTCGTCCAGGGGTTTCTACACTTGGGGGTGGGGCATGGGAATGCAGGGCTATAGCGCAGCAGAGCGTCTGGAACGGTTGCCCATCAGTGGTTACCACCGAATCATTTTCATCATCATTGCCCTGGCGTTTTTCTTCGACTCCATGGACCTGGCGATGATGACGTTTCTATTGGGTTCGATCAAAGCCGAGTTTGGTCTGAGCACGGCCCAGGCCGGGTTGCTGGCCAGCTCGAGCTTTTTCGGCATGGTGGTCGGCGCTTCGCTCTCCGGAATGCTCGCCGATCGCTTTGGGCGCAAGCCGGTGTTTCAGTGGAGCATCGTGCTGTGGGGCGTCGCCAGTTACTTGTGCTCCACGGCGCAGACCGTCGAGACGCTGACGCTGTTTCGCATCCTGCTGGGCATTGGCATGGGCATGGAATTTCCCATCGCACAGTCGATGTTGTCGGAGCTGATTCCGGCGAAGCGACGCGGGCGCTATATCGCGTTGATGGATGGTTTTTGGCCGCTGGGGTTTGTCGCTGCCGGGGTGCTGTCTTACTTCCTGCTGCCGGTGGTGGGTTGGCGTGACATCTTCCTGGTGCTGGCGGTGCCGGCGATATTCGTGCTGGCCATCCGGTTTTTCATTCCGGAATCGCCACGCTGGCTGGAACAGGCAGGCCGCCACGAGGCGGCGGACAAGGTGTTGCTGGGCATTGAGCAAAAGGTGCGTAACTCCCTTGGCGGCGCCGACTTGCCGGAGCCTGTCGCCTTGCCGCGGGTGGCGAGTACGCCGGGCACGTTCTTTTCTTCCTTTCAGCAGCTGTGGTCGGACCGGTACCGTCAACGCACGATGATGATCTGGAGCGTCTGGTTCTTTGCCCTGCTCGGGTTCTACGGGCTGACTTCGTGGTTGAGCGCGTTGTTGCAGCAGTCAGGCTTTGCTGTGACGCAATCGGTGTATTACACGGTGATCATTTCCCTCGGCGGGATCCCCGGTTTCCTGATGGCGGCGTGGCTGGTCGAGCGTTGGGGGCGCAAGCCGGTGTGCGTGGTGACGTTGCTGGGCGGCGGGGTGATGGCGTTCTTGTATGGGCAGAGCGCGGTGTTTGGCGGCAATGTCGGCCTGCTGATTACGACCGGCTTGTTGATGCAGTTCTTTCTATTTGGCATGTGGGCGGTGCTGTACACCTACACGCCGGAGCTGTATCCCACTTCGGCGCGCGCGACCGGGTCCGGGTTTGCGTCGGCGATTGGTCGGGTGGGGTCTTTGCTGGGGCCACTGGTGACCGGGCTGGTGTTTCCGATAACCGGGCAGGGCGGGGTGTTTGCCTTGGGCGCGTTGTGTTTTGCGGTGGCTGCGCTGGTGGTGTGGGTGTTCGGGATGGAGACCAGGGGCAAGACGTTGGAGGCGTTGTCCGAAGTCTGACAGACACGATTAAACCCTGTGGGAGGGGGCAAGCCCCCTCCCACATTTAGCCTTCATTCATTCAGTAACTAGCGGTCAAGGTTTTACCAGCCGCGCATCCAGGCTGTTCTGCGCCAGGCGTTTGGCCTGGTCCTGGGTCATGCCCAGGGAGGTGTACAGCGCGTGGAAGTTCTCGGTGACGTAACCGCCGAAGTAGGCCGGATCGTCCGAGTTCACCGTGACCTTCACCCCAAGCTCGAGCATGTCGAGGATGTTGTGCTGGGCCATGTCGTCAAACACGCACAGCTTGGTGTTGGACAGCGGGCAAACGGTCAGCGGGATCTGCTCGTCGATGATGCGCTGCATCAGGCGCTCGTCTTCGATGGCGCGCACGCCGTGGTCGATGCGCTGGATTTTCAGCAGGTCGATGGCTTCCCAGATGTACTCGGGCGGGCCTTCTTCGCCGGCGTGGGCGACGGTGAGGAAGCCTTCGTGACGGGCACGGTCGAACACGCGCTGGAACTTGCTCGGCGGGTGACCCATCTCCGAACTGTCCAGGCCCACGGCGACGAACGCGTCACGGAACGGCAGCGCCTGGTCGAGGGTTTTCTCGGCTTCGGCTTCACTCAGGTGGCGCAGGAAGCTGAGAATCAGGCCGCTGGTGATCCCCAGTTGCTGCTCGCCGTCTTTTAGCGCGGCAGCGATGCCGTTGAGCACCACTTCGAAGGGCACGCCTCGGTCGGTGTGGGTTTGCGGGTCGAAGAAGGGTTCGGTGTGAATCACGTTCTGGGCTTTGCAGCGCAGCAGGTAGGCCCAGGTCAGGTCGTAGAA
This genomic stretch from Pseudomonas orientalis harbors:
- a CDS encoding zinc-binding alcohol dehydrogenase family protein gives rise to the protein MKAIAYYTSLPISDVNALQDIELPEPVAGPRDLLVEVKAISVNPVDTKVRQNVTPENGAAKVLGWDVAGVVKAVGSEVTLFKAGDKVFYAGSLVRPGGNSQLHTVDERIVGHMPKSLGFAEAAALPLTAITAWELLFERLQIPEGKQDLGQSLLIVGAAGGVGSILTQLASQLTALKVIGTASRPETQEWARALGADLVIDHSQPLSEALKHAGHPQVTHVASLTQTDHHLDQLVEALQPQGKLALIDDPKALDVSTLKRKSLSLHWEFMYTRSMFETPDMIEQHNLLNRVAALIDAGVLKTTLGEHFGVINAANLRRAHALLESGKAKGKIVLEGF
- a CDS encoding putative quinol monooxygenase; translation: MSTAFNVIATLIAKPGQQATLETLLRGLLEPTRLEPGCEQYDLHQDLQHPETFYMLERWSDDAALADHDQSAHIQAFRSQAAEVIEHFELKRLKFLA
- a CDS encoding LysR family transcriptional regulator translates to MLRFDDLQLFVRAADLGSLSAAARVMDLSPAVASAALKRIEHQLGTRLLARSTRSLRLTAEGEGFLTYARAALNSLDEGRRLLASGQDHVSGMLQLSAPSDFGRNQLLPWLDDFQREYPQLSVRLLLGDRIADLYRQPVDIALRYGEPEDSSLVALPIAPDNVRVLCAAPSYLARYGEPRHLEQLAQHNCLLYMLADRVHDHWRFFDGKREVSLTVSGDRVSDDADVVRRWAVAGVGVAYKSWLDVSTDVVAGRLRLILPELRGERTPLNLLCAHRAQLSKPVNLLREMLVSRCATLTAQLSERFAAK
- a CDS encoding ArsR/SmtB family transcription factor, which gives rise to MEQAPCISRIASLLAEPKRTAMLWALMDGSAKSSAELATFAGLSPASANAHLARLTGSGLLRVETRRGKRLFRVAAADVSVAIDALATTTMASAARTEPDVQPPALSAPPLLRRARVCHDHLGGELAAALYQRMTQAGWIQRYEQRTEVTVKGMRHLAELGIFIQAFSPPLVCDCFDWSQQQPHVGGALGAGLLRLFLQSNWVSAIDESRALSVSDAGLAHINRLAALQERRS
- a CDS encoding MFS transporter; the protein is MGMQGYSAAERLERLPISGYHRIIFIIIALAFFFDSMDLAMMTFLLGSIKAEFGLSTAQAGLLASSSFFGMVVGASLSGMLADRFGRKPVFQWSIVLWGVASYLCSTAQTVETLTLFRILLGIGMGMEFPIAQSMLSELIPAKRRGRYIALMDGFWPLGFVAAGVLSYFLLPVVGWRDIFLVLAVPAIFVLAIRFFIPESPRWLEQAGRHEAADKVLLGIEQKVRNSLGGADLPEPVALPRVASTPGTFFSSFQQLWSDRYRQRTMMIWSVWFFALLGFYGLTSWLSALLQQSGFAVTQSVYYTVIISLGGIPGFLMAAWLVERWGRKPVCVVTLLGGGVMAFLYGQSAVFGGNVGLLITTGLLMQFFLFGMWAVLYTYTPELYPTSARATGSGFASAIGRVGSLLGPLVTGLVFPITGQGGVFALGALCFAVAALVVWVFGMETRGKTLEALSEV
- a CDS encoding adenosine deaminase codes for the protein MYDWLNALPKAELHLHLEGSLEPELLFALAERNKIALPWNDVETLRKAYAFNNLQEFLDLYYKGADVLRTSQDFYDLTWAYLLRCKAQNVIHTEPFFDPQTHTDRGVPFEVVLNGIAAALKDGEQQLGITSGLILSFLRHLSEAEAEKTLDQALPFRDAFVAVGLDSSEMGHPPSKFQRVFDRARHEGFLTVAHAGEEGPPEYIWEAIDLLKIQRIDHGVRAIEDERLMQRIIDEQIPLTVCPLSNTKLCVFDDMAQHNILDMLELGVKVTVNSDDPAYFGGYVTENFHALYTSLGMTQDQAKRLAQNSLDARLVKP